In a single window of the bacterium genome:
- a CDS encoding prephenate dehydrogenase — MTATPTGRPLFQRIYLLGTGLIGGSLVLDLKDKGLVGSVVGSDRDGTRQDEAVELGILDETAPPVPETFRQCDLVILAVPVLELLQILEKGFEGNTLVTDVGSVKKMPVSAYRRAVEAGRGYRFVPGHPIAGDERSGPAAARKGLFEGARVILTPVEGFAGVSTSGRSLPGGTLPADVELIQLMWEGTGAETLIMDPDIHDSVFAWVSHMPHMAAYAIIDAVLGNDPELVDLSGGGLRDYTRIAASSPRMWADIAVANREHILTATRGFRNSVDKILKALEDGDRERLEEIFKPIAALRRGQA; from the coding sequence GTGACGGCGACCCCCACCGGAAGACCCCTGTTTCAGCGGATCTACCTGCTCGGTACGGGGCTAATCGGAGGGTCCCTTGTCCTGGATCTCAAGGATAAGGGTCTTGTGGGCTCTGTCGTCGGGAGCGACCGCGACGGCACCCGGCAGGATGAGGCTGTCGAGCTGGGTATCCTTGACGAGACGGCGCCTCCTGTTCCGGAAACTTTCCGCCAGTGCGATCTCGTGATACTGGCAGTGCCTGTCCTGGAACTGCTTCAGATCCTGGAAAAAGGTTTTGAGGGCAACACCCTGGTTACCGATGTGGGTAGCGTAAAAAAGATGCCCGTGTCGGCCTACCGCAGAGCCGTTGAAGCGGGACGGGGGTATCGGTTCGTGCCGGGACATCCCATCGCCGGAGATGAGAGGTCAGGCCCTGCTGCAGCGAGAAAGGGGCTTTTCGAAGGAGCCCGGGTCATCCTCACGCCTGTTGAAGGATTTGCCGGGGTCAGTACGTCGGGTCGCAGCCTGCCTGGTGGCACCCTGCCGGCGGATGTGGAGCTCATACAGCTCATGTGGGAAGGGACAGGCGCCGAGACCCTGATCATGGACCCCGACATCCACGACAGCGTGTTTGCCTGGGTCAGCCACATGCCCCACATGGCCGCCTATGCCATCATCGACGCTGTGCTGGGCAACGATCCGGAACTGGTGGACCTTTCGGGAGGCGGATTGAGGGATTACACGAGGATCGCGGCCAGCAGCCCTCGAATGTGGGCCGATATCGCTGTGGCCAACAGGGAACACATCCTCACGGCCACCCGGGGGTTCAGAAACTCTGTCGACAAGATCCTCAAGGCCCTGGAGGATGGCGACCGGGAGAGGCTGGAGGAGATCTTCAAGCCGATCGCCGCATTACGCAGGGGGCAGGCATGA
- the aroF gene encoding 3-deoxy-7-phosphoheptulonate synthase — translation MIIVLKPGSTQKDVDHITQKLNERGLKVHISQGEERTIIGAIGDERILRETSLAAYQAVEKVLPILKPFKLASRDFRKENTVIKVGDVTIGGNAVIVIGGPCSVETRDGLLKVARSVKASGGHLLRGGAFKPRSSPYAFQGLGEEGLKYLAEAREETGLGVVTELMDPRDVELVGRYADIIQIGARNMSNFTLLKEVGKLKKPILLKRGLSSTVKEWLMSAEYILDEGNREIILCERGVRTFETETRNTLDLSCVPLVKSMSHLPIIVDPSHAVGRADLVAPMCMAALAAGTDGLLIEVHENPEEAFCDGPQSLRLEQFAELMDSLRSLASALGRDL, via the coding sequence ATGATAATCGTATTAAAACCCGGTTCAACCCAGAAGGATGTCGATCACATCACCCAAAAGCTCAACGAGAGGGGTCTCAAGGTTCACATTTCCCAGGGTGAAGAGCGCACCATTATCGGAGCCATCGGTGATGAGAGGATCCTTCGGGAAACGTCCCTGGCGGCCTATCAGGCTGTTGAGAAGGTCCTCCCTATCCTCAAGCCGTTCAAGCTCGCCAGCCGTGATTTCAGGAAAGAGAACACGGTGATCAAGGTCGGTGACGTGACCATCGGCGGGAATGCGGTCATCGTCATCGGCGGTCCGTGCAGTGTGGAGACGAGGGATGGGCTGCTCAAGGTTGCCCGTTCGGTTAAAGCCTCAGGAGGGCATCTCCTCAGGGGCGGCGCTTTCAAGCCGCGATCCTCGCCCTACGCTTTCCAGGGTCTTGGAGAAGAAGGTCTCAAGTACCTTGCCGAGGCACGGGAGGAGACCGGCCTCGGGGTGGTGACCGAACTCATGGATCCGAGGGATGTCGAGCTCGTGGGCAGGTACGCTGATATCATCCAGATAGGCGCGAGGAACATGTCCAACTTCACCCTGCTGAAGGAGGTCGGAAAACTCAAAAAGCCGATCCTGCTCAAGCGCGGCCTTTCTTCTACCGTCAAGGAATGGCTCATGTCGGCCGAATACATCCTGGACGAGGGGAACCGTGAAATCATCCTCTGCGAAAGAGGAGTCCGGACTTTCGAGACCGAAACGCGGAACACACTGGACCTTTCCTGTGTTCCCCTGGTGAAGAGCATGAGCCACCTGCCCATTATCGTGGACCCCAGTCACGCCGTCGGTCGGGCCGACCTGGTCGCTCCCATGTGCATGGCAGCTCTGGCGGCGGGCACAGACGGACTTCTCATCGAGGTTCACGAGAACCCCGAGGAGGCGTTCTGTGACGGTCCCCAATCTCTCAGGCTGGAACAGTTCGCCGAGTTGATGGATTCCCTTCGCTCCCTCGCTTCCGCCCTTGGAAGGGACCTGTGA
- the hisC gene encoding histidinol-phosphate transaminase, with protein sequence MQGRFRPVHDTIEDLVPYSAGRPIEDVAREKGLTRIVKLASNENPMGMSPRALEAAGKAVAGVHRYPDGAARELKEKLAEHHGVDPEMVVLGNGSNEILEIMAQLFLADGGKSLYAWPAFVVYRLATLAHGGRGVEVPLTPDLRHDLDAMALALDESIRLVYIANPNNPTGTYVTKEELERFMEKVPESVPLVLDEAYFEFAAHLPDFPNGLDYLRRGRSLVVARTFSKAYGLAGLRVGYAIMPRELAQFYNRVRQPFNVNSIAQAAACAALEDDEFVAKSLEHNSRELQRIEDAVTGMGLTVTKSYTNFILIDLAGRPEQDVYEGLLDRGIIVRPMAGYGLPGTIRVTAGLAEENELFLEALSKVIETAVR encoded by the coding sequence ATGCAAGGTAGATTCAGGCCGGTTCACGACACCATCGAGGACCTGGTTCCCTACAGCGCGGGCAGACCCATCGAGGATGTCGCCAGGGAAAAGGGGCTGACCAGGATCGTAAAACTCGCCTCCAACGAAAACCCGATGGGGATGTCTCCCCGGGCGCTGGAGGCAGCCGGGAAAGCTGTTGCGGGAGTCCACAGGTACCCGGACGGCGCCGCCCGCGAACTTAAGGAAAAGCTGGCCGAACATCATGGTGTGGATCCGGAGATGGTGGTCCTCGGCAACGGTTCTAACGAGATCCTGGAGATCATGGCGCAGCTTTTTCTCGCCGATGGCGGAAAAAGTCTCTACGCCTGGCCGGCGTTCGTCGTATACCGGCTGGCCACCCTGGCCCATGGAGGCCGGGGGGTGGAGGTGCCGCTGACTCCGGATCTCAGGCACGATCTGGATGCCATGGCACTGGCTTTGGACGAGTCGATCAGGCTGGTTTATATTGCCAACCCCAACAACCCCACCGGGACATATGTGACAAAGGAGGAGCTGGAACGTTTCATGGAAAAGGTTCCGGAGAGTGTGCCCCTGGTCCTCGATGAGGCATATTTCGAGTTTGCAGCCCACCTTCCTGATTTTCCCAACGGCCTTGATTACCTGCGCCGGGGGCGTTCGTTGGTCGTCGCGAGGACCTTTTCCAAAGCCTACGGGCTGGCTGGCCTGAGAGTCGGATACGCCATCATGCCAAGGGAACTGGCCCAGTTTTATAACCGGGTCCGGCAGCCTTTTAACGTGAACAGCATCGCCCAGGCCGCGGCTTGCGCCGCCCTGGAAGACGATGAGTTCGTTGCCAAAAGCCTCGAGCATAACAGCCGGGAGCTTCAGCGGATCGAGGACGCTGTGACGGGTATGGGCCTGACCGTCACAAAAAGTTATACAAACTTCATCCTCATCGATCTTGCCGGCCGGCCGGAACAGGACGTTTACGAGGGTCTCCTGGACCGCGGCATCATCGTCAGGCCCATGGCCGGATATGGGCTGCCCGGCACCATCCGTGTCACTGCGGGCCTTGCAGAGGAGAACGAGCTTTTTCTGGAAGCGTTGAGTAAGGTGATTGAGACTGCCGTCCGCTAA
- the pheA gene encoding prephenate dehydratase — translation MSDQLRIAYLGPVATYTHQAARQTFGRGERYLPAESVGDVFSMVQQGFADRGVAPVENSNEGVVTSTLDLLIDSRQFISGEIILPIRHMLLSREPTLDNIRTVYSHPQALAQCRQWLGRNLSEAKLKDARSTAEAATLCAEVPGTAAVAGELTSELYEVPILESDIGDWEENLTRFLIISNGMVPPTGSDKTSVVLSIKDRVGALYEILKPFGENGINLTKIESRPSRKKAWDYVFFVDIEGHINDPMVNATLKEVKVYCEEMKVLGSYPKGTVK, via the coding sequence GTGAGTGACCAGCTGAGGATAGCGTATCTCGGTCCTGTCGCTACCTATACGCACCAGGCGGCCAGACAGACCTTTGGACGTGGAGAGAGGTACCTCCCTGCCGAGAGTGTCGGGGACGTGTTTTCCATGGTTCAGCAGGGTTTTGCTGATAGAGGCGTTGCCCCGGTGGAAAACTCCAACGAGGGCGTCGTCACTTCCACCCTTGATCTGCTCATCGACTCCAGACAGTTCATCTCCGGAGAGATCATCCTTCCCATAAGGCATATGCTATTGTCACGGGAGCCGACACTGGATAATATCAGGACCGTTTACTCCCACCCCCAGGCGCTTGCCCAGTGCAGACAGTGGCTCGGGCGAAACCTGAGCGAAGCGAAACTGAAAGATGCCAGGAGCACGGCCGAGGCCGCGACGCTCTGCGCCGAAGTTCCGGGAACCGCGGCGGTGGCCGGTGAGCTGACATCGGAGCTTTACGAGGTGCCCATCCTGGAAAGTGACATCGGCGACTGGGAGGAGAACCTTACAAGGTTCCTCATCATCTCCAACGGGATGGTACCGCCCACCGGTTCCGACAAGACTTCCGTCGTTCTGTCGATCAAGGACAGGGTGGGAGCTCTTTACGAGATATTGAAGCCGTTCGGAGAAAACGGGATCAACCTCACCAAGATCGAATCCAGGCCTTCGAGGAAAAAAGCCTGGGACTACGTGTTCTTCGTAGATATTGAAGGGCATATCAACGATCCGATGGTGAATGCGACCCTGAAAGAGGTAAAGGTTTATTGTGAGGAGATGAAGGTTCTGGGAAGTTACCCGAAAGGCACCGTGAAATAA
- a CDS encoding acetyl-CoA carboxylase carboxyltransferase subunit alpha translates to MVDSYLEFEKPLAELERRIGELRLMDTEQPDVDISDDIARLERKLDRMRKDVYSRLTRWQRTQIARHPQRPYTLDYIDLLMEDFVELHGDRCFGDDAAIVGGIATFNGRSIMVIGHQKGRNTKEKVVRNFGMPNPEGYRKALRLMKLAERFKIPVLTLVDTPGAFPGIGAEERGQAEAIARNLIEMADLTVPIISVVTGEGGSGGALALAVANRVMMLENSIYSVISPEGCAAILWKSQDFAKEAAEAMKLTAHDSLANGIIDEIITEPLGGAHRDPAVSAKFLGSAIQSRLDELSVMGPEDLVVDRWSKFRRIGAFRDDSGE, encoded by the coding sequence ATGGTCGACTCCTATCTCGAATTCGAAAAACCGCTGGCGGAACTTGAGCGCCGCATCGGCGAACTGCGGCTCATGGATACCGAGCAGCCCGACGTGGATATCTCCGACGACATCGCCAGGCTCGAGAGAAAACTCGACCGCATGCGCAAGGACGTCTACTCGAGGCTCACGCGTTGGCAAAGGACACAGATTGCTCGGCATCCGCAACGGCCGTACACCCTGGATTACATCGATCTCCTCATGGAGGATTTCGTCGAGCTGCACGGGGACCGCTGCTTTGGAGACGATGCCGCCATCGTGGGAGGCATCGCGACTTTCAACGGCCGTTCCATCATGGTCATCGGCCATCAAAAGGGTCGGAACACCAAGGAAAAAGTCGTCCGTAATTTCGGGATGCCCAACCCGGAAGGGTACCGCAAGGCATTAAGGCTCATGAAACTCGCCGAAAGGTTCAAGATACCCGTTCTGACCCTTGTGGACACTCCGGGAGCCTTTCCCGGTATCGGGGCCGAGGAGCGGGGACAGGCGGAGGCCATTGCAAGGAACCTTATCGAGATGGCTGACCTCACCGTTCCGATCATCTCCGTGGTGACCGGAGAGGGCGGGAGCGGGGGCGCCCTTGCCCTTGCTGTGGCCAACCGCGTCATGATGCTGGAAAACAGCATCTACTCGGTCATTTCACCCGAGGGGTGCGCTGCCATCCTGTGGAAGAGCCAGGATTTCGCAAAAGAGGCGGCAGAAGCGATGAAACTGACGGCCCATGACAGCCTGGCCAACGGGATCATCGATGAGATCATCACAGAACCTCTGGGGGGAGCCCACCGCGATCCGGCGGTATCCGCGAAATTCCTGGGATCGGCTATCCAGTCCCGCCTCGATGAACTGTCCGTCATGGGACCTGAAGATCTGGTTGTCGACAGGTGGTCGAAGTTCCGCAGGATAGGAGCGTTCAGGGACGATTCCGGTGAGTGA
- the dnaE gene encoding DNA polymerase III subunit alpha codes for MKHANFVHLHVHTSYSLLDGANRLSDLTEYAARLKFPALAITDHGAMFGVVDFYKSARAAGIKPIIGQEFYVAPESRHDRKVDDDGQGSYHLVLLARNLTGYSNLIKLSSISYLEGFYRRPRIDKEILARHSEGLVALSACLKGEVAYRLVRGDREGARDTAAWYKELFGENYFLEVQHSGMEEQGKANAGMLELSSELDIGLVATNDVHYLRREDTRMHDVLLCIQTGKTVHDEDRMRMDASELYLKSAEEMELGFRDYPGALSNTLAIAERCNVEIPMGSFHLPRFPIPEDMTEESYLSTEVRAGFDKRMEPILEKTPEEKREETLQRYQARLGTELETIIDMGFPGYFLIVWDFIRYAREQGIPVGPGRGSAAGSLVAYSLGITDIDPIRYGLLFERFLNPERITMPDIDVDFCMERRDEVIRYVSEKYGEDRVAQIITFGTMAARGAIRDVGRALDMSYAEVDRIAKMVPEVLGIKLPKAIEKEPQLKDAMKRDKKVAELLELAQKMEGLHRHASTHAAGVVISDLPLTEHAPLYRNVKDDSIMTQYGMKDLESVGLVKFDFLGLRTLTLLRNAVELVNRRREVEGIEPLDAEPSGLDDQKTYDLLSTGDTDGVFQLESSGMKDLLIKMNPTSFEDLIALVALYRPGPLGTGMVTDFINRKHGRQEISYDRPELKEILSETYGVIVYQEQVMQIAGTLAGYSMGEADNLRRVMGKKLPDEMEKQRSRFLEGAREKNIPDKTAGPIFDNLAFFAGYGFNKSHSAAYALIAYRTAFLKAHYPGEFMAALLTSEMDNSDKVTQHIGVCKEMGLELLPPDINRSSIPFTVEDKGIRFGLGAVKNVGIAALEEILGQRDEGADFTSVDDFCSRVDLRKVNRRVVESLIKSGAFDGFPGHRAQKLAALDHAMERGQKAQKDRESGQTSLFDGGVMAASAEETLPRIEPWPEHQRLAFERECLGFYITGHPLEKFRKELERYVTVDLGRLGELSEGQEVKVAGMKQSMREISTKRGDRMAFLTLEDLTGSAEVIVFSDPFKEAGPILGLDGPFIVQGTVDANGDKPKIKAMKVELLEVYRQRITSMIQINLTSVGLTADDLERLRQVLGRHLGECGVRLRLTIPTKAEAIIDFSDQFKVNSSEEMVHEVERIFGSGTVTFV; via the coding sequence ATGAAACACGCCAACTTCGTCCACCTCCACGTCCACACTTCCTACAGCCTCCTGGACGGGGCCAACCGCCTGTCGGACCTCACCGAGTACGCGGCCAGGCTGAAGTTCCCGGCACTGGCGATCACCGACCACGGCGCCATGTTCGGCGTAGTGGATTTCTACAAGAGCGCCAGGGCGGCGGGCATCAAGCCGATCATCGGCCAGGAGTTCTACGTGGCTCCGGAAAGCCGCCACGACCGCAAGGTGGACGATGACGGTCAGGGCTCTTACCACCTGGTTCTTCTCGCGCGCAACCTCACCGGCTACTCCAACCTCATAAAACTGTCATCCATATCATACCTGGAGGGGTTCTACCGCCGTCCCAGGATCGATAAGGAGATCCTGGCGCGCCACAGTGAAGGCCTTGTGGCTCTATCGGCTTGTCTGAAAGGGGAGGTGGCCTACCGTCTGGTCCGGGGAGACCGTGAAGGAGCGAGAGACACGGCAGCCTGGTACAAGGAGCTTTTCGGCGAGAACTACTTCCTGGAGGTCCAGCACAGCGGCATGGAGGAGCAGGGGAAGGCCAACGCCGGGATGCTGGAGCTTTCCAGTGAGCTGGATATCGGTCTGGTGGCCACCAACGACGTCCATTACCTGCGGCGGGAGGATACCCGGATGCACGATGTCCTCCTGTGCATCCAGACGGGCAAGACCGTCCACGACGAGGACAGGATGCGGATGGACGCAAGCGAGCTCTACCTGAAATCTGCAGAAGAGATGGAGCTTGGTTTCCGTGATTACCCCGGGGCGCTGTCGAACACCCTGGCCATTGCCGAAAGGTGCAACGTGGAGATACCGATGGGCAGCTTCCACCTGCCCAGGTTCCCTATCCCCGAGGATATGACAGAGGAATCATACCTTTCCACCGAGGTGCGGGCCGGTTTCGACAAGCGCATGGAGCCCATACTGGAAAAGACGCCGGAGGAGAAAAGGGAGGAGACCCTTCAGCGTTACCAGGCTCGCCTGGGCACCGAGCTTGAAACCATCATCGACATGGGTTTCCCGGGTTATTTTCTCATCGTGTGGGACTTTATCCGGTACGCACGGGAGCAGGGGATCCCGGTGGGGCCGGGGCGGGGTTCAGCGGCCGGATCTCTCGTCGCCTACTCCCTCGGGATCACCGACATCGATCCGATCCGTTACGGTCTCCTCTTCGAGCGTTTCCTCAACCCGGAGAGGATCACCATGCCCGATATCGATGTGGACTTCTGTATGGAGCGCCGTGACGAAGTCATCCGCTACGTTTCGGAGAAGTACGGCGAGGACAGGGTGGCCCAGATCATCACTTTCGGGACCATGGCCGCGCGAGGGGCGATAAGGGACGTTGGACGGGCCCTGGACATGAGCTATGCGGAAGTGGATCGCATCGCCAAGATGGTGCCGGAAGTCCTGGGGATCAAACTGCCCAAGGCCATCGAGAAGGAACCACAGCTCAAAGACGCCATGAAGCGGGACAAAAAGGTCGCCGAACTTCTCGAACTGGCCCAGAAGATGGAAGGCCTGCACCGCCACGCATCCACCCACGCGGCCGGTGTGGTGATCAGCGATCTTCCCCTGACCGAACACGCGCCCTTGTACCGCAACGTCAAGGACGACAGCATCATGACACAGTACGGCATGAAGGATCTCGAAAGCGTGGGGCTGGTGAAGTTCGATTTCCTCGGGTTGCGGACGCTGACTTTATTGCGCAACGCGGTGGAGCTTGTCAACCGCAGGCGGGAGGTTGAAGGGATCGAACCGCTGGACGCGGAACCGTCCGGTCTCGATGACCAGAAGACCTACGATCTCCTTTCAACAGGGGATACCGACGGGGTTTTCCAGCTGGAAAGCTCCGGCATGAAAGATCTCCTCATCAAGATGAATCCGACCTCCTTCGAGGACCTCATCGCCCTCGTGGCCCTGTACCGTCCGGGCCCCCTCGGAACCGGAATGGTCACCGATTTCATCAATCGCAAGCACGGGCGGCAGGAGATCTCCTATGACCGGCCGGAACTCAAGGAGATCCTGTCCGAGACCTACGGTGTCATCGTTTACCAGGAACAGGTAATGCAGATCGCGGGCACACTGGCCGGCTACAGCATGGGGGAAGCCGATAACCTGCGGCGCGTCATGGGGAAAAAGCTCCCCGATGAGATGGAAAAACAGCGGTCCCGGTTCCTGGAGGGCGCCAGGGAGAAAAATATCCCGGACAAGACGGCCGGGCCCATCTTCGACAACCTTGCCTTTTTCGCCGGGTACGGTTTCAATAAATCGCACAGCGCCGCCTATGCTCTCATCGCTTATCGAACGGCATTCCTCAAGGCTCATTATCCGGGCGAGTTCATGGCCGCCTTGCTGACCAGCGAGATGGACAACTCCGACAAGGTTACGCAGCACATCGGGGTATGCAAGGAGATGGGGCTCGAATTGCTCCCTCCGGATATCAACCGTTCCTCCATACCGTTTACCGTGGAGGACAAGGGGATCCGGTTCGGACTGGGGGCGGTCAAGAACGTCGGAATCGCGGCCCTGGAAGAGATCCTCGGGCAACGGGACGAGGGAGCGGATTTTACCTCGGTGGACGATTTCTGCAGCAGGGTGGATCTGCGGAAGGTAAACCGCCGCGTTGTGGAAAGCCTCATAAAATCAGGGGCATTCGACGGGTTTCCCGGCCATCGCGCCCAGAAGCTCGCTGCCCTCGACCACGCCATGGAGCGGGGCCAAAAGGCACAAAAAGACAGGGAAAGTGGGCAGACATCCCTTTTTGACGGTGGTGTCATGGCAGCCTCGGCTGAGGAAACTCTCCCCAGGATCGAGCCCTGGCCGGAACATCAGCGGCTGGCCTTCGAGCGTGAATGCCTGGGCTTTTACATCACGGGGCACCCCCTGGAAAAGTTCCGAAAGGAACTGGAGCGTTACGTGACAGTGGACCTGGGCCGTCTGGGAGAGCTGTCCGAAGGCCAGGAGGTCAAGGTGGCCGGGATGAAGCAGAGCATGAGGGAGATCAGCACCAAGAGAGGGGACCGCATGGCTTTTCTCACTCTGGAAGACCTCACCGGGAGCGCCGAAGTCATCGTTTTCTCCGACCCGTTCAAGGAGGCGGGGCCCATCCTGGGCCTGGATGGCCCGTTTATCGTCCAGGGCACCGTGGACGCCAACGGGGACAAACCAAAGATCAAGGCTATGAAGGTTGAGCTCCTTGAGGTTTACCGGCAGCGCATCACCAGCATGATCCAGATAAACCTCACTTCGGTGGGACTCACGGCGGATGACCTGGAAAGGCTCAGGCAGGTTCTCGGTCGTCACCTCGGGGAATGCGGTGTCCGCCTCAGGCTGACCATACCTACCAAGGCCGAAGCGATCATCGATTTTTCCGATCAGTTCAAGGTCAACTCCTCCGAGGAGATGGTCCACGAAGTGGAGAGGATCTTCGGCTCCGGCACGGTCACCTTTGTTTGA
- the guaA gene encoding glutamine-hydrolyzing GMP synthase has protein sequence MPTVDIHAEKILILDFGSQFTQLIARRVRELKVYCEIHPCTEPIDKIRQFAPRGIILSGGPASVTDEEAPLVPGELLDLDVPFLGICYGMQLFTHLLGGKVGKAERREYGHAMLQIDDNNDLFSGFATGKENLSKVWMSHGDRIESPPPGFIAIAHTENSPVAAMRDETGKFFAVQFHPEVVHTPRGSEILENFLFRICGLRPLWTAQSYIDLAIEQIRETVGEEGRVLCGLSGGVDSSVVAVLVHKAIGDRLTCVFVDNGLLRKGERERVETVFTDYYRLPLVVLKAGHDFLEKLKGVEEPERKRVIIGNEFIRLFEIEAGKIGNVKFLAQGTLYPDVIESVSFKGPSATIKTHHNVGGLPDKMNLKLVEPLRELFKDEVREVGRELGMPDQMVRRHPFPGPGLGIRVIGEVTEERVYILQEADAIVREEIRAAGLYDHIWQVFAVLLPIRTVGVMGDERTYENVVAVRAVHSLDGMTADWVHLPYQLLARISNRIINEVRGVNRVVYDISSKPPATIEWE, from the coding sequence ATGCCGACCGTCGACATCCACGCCGAAAAGATCCTGATCCTCGATTTCGGGAGCCAGTTCACACAGCTCATCGCCCGCAGGGTGCGGGAGTTGAAGGTGTACTGTGAGATCCACCCGTGCACAGAACCCATCGACAAGATCCGGCAGTTCGCTCCCCGTGGGATCATCCTGTCGGGGGGACCGGCCAGTGTCACCGATGAAGAGGCCCCCCTCGTACCCGGAGAGCTTCTCGACCTGGACGTGCCGTTCCTGGGGATCTGTTACGGCATGCAGCTGTTTACGCACCTTCTCGGCGGAAAGGTGGGCAAGGCCGAAAGGCGTGAGTATGGGCACGCCATGCTCCAGATCGACGACAACAACGACCTGTTCAGCGGTTTTGCCACCGGCAAGGAGAACCTGAGCAAGGTGTGGATGAGCCACGGCGACCGGATCGAGTCGCCGCCTCCCGGGTTCATCGCGATAGCCCACACGGAAAACTCTCCCGTGGCGGCCATGCGGGATGAGACCGGGAAGTTCTTCGCCGTCCAGTTCCATCCGGAGGTCGTGCACACGCCCAGGGGATCGGAGATCCTGGAAAACTTCCTGTTCCGCATCTGCGGCCTGCGTCCCCTGTGGACGGCCCAATCCTACATCGACCTGGCCATCGAGCAGATCCGGGAGACCGTGGGTGAAGAGGGGCGTGTCCTTTGCGGGCTGTCGGGAGGGGTCGACTCCTCCGTGGTGGCCGTTCTCGTCCACAAGGCTATCGGTGACAGGCTGACCTGTGTTTTCGTGGATAACGGTCTGCTGCGCAAGGGGGAGCGGGAAAGGGTCGAGACCGTTTTTACCGATTATTACCGTCTCCCCCTCGTCGTCCTGAAAGCAGGACACGACTTCCTGGAGAAGCTCAAGGGCGTCGAGGAGCCTGAGCGCAAGAGGGTCATCATCGGCAACGAGTTTATCCGGCTTTTCGAGATCGAAGCCGGTAAGATCGGGAACGTGAAGTTTCTCGCCCAGGGGACCCTGTATCCGGACGTTATCGAGAGCGTTTCGTTCAAGGGGCCCTCCGCTACCATCAAGACCCACCACAACGTGGGAGGCCTTCCCGACAAGATGAACCTGAAGCTGGTCGAGCCCCTGAGGGAGCTCTTCAAGGACGAGGTCCGGGAAGTGGGCCGCGAACTGGGTATGCCCGACCAGATGGTCAGGCGGCATCCGTTCCCCGGGCCGGGACTTGGGATCCGTGTCATCGGCGAAGTGACCGAAGAGCGTGTTTACATACTACAGGAGGCGGATGCCATCGTGAGGGAGGAGATCAGGGCGGCAGGCCTTTACGATCACATCTGGCAGGTCTTTGCCGTACTGCTGCCCATCAGGACCGTTGGTGTCATGGGCGACGAGAGGACCTACGAGAACGTGGTCGCGGTGCGGGCGGTCCACAGCCTGGACGGCATGACCGCGGACTGGGTCCACCTGCCATACCAACTCCTGGCCCGGATCTCCAACCGGATCATCAACGAGGTCCGTGGAGTCAACCGGGTCGTCTACGACATCAGCTCAAAACCCCCGGCCACCATCGAATGGGAATAA